The following are from one region of the Tachysurus fulvidraco isolate hzauxx_2018 chromosome 24, HZAU_PFXX_2.0, whole genome shotgun sequence genome:
- the icam5 gene encoding intercellular adhesion molecule 5 isoform X3, which yields MLYLTQLTGMVLLTLVNGDGCPITIQPAKLVVEFGASATANCSTTITHEGMGWEALSGAVDLTRDVQFLIWRVESLKHWDTQPICYINAHEQCQSKLPVTVYKRPEQVLISTKNHTGPMIEGKQYNLECYVQNVAPVNFLTVNWYKGQPGQLVKSVQFNNNSSKTPVNRSTELNISTSKEDDGVQYRCEAKLELGPEGPQPPPIKTSDPLNIIVYYGPEIQPVTPSEVVKAGNDLSLNCTAEGNPEPQVSWSFQNQTKATGRRQAILNLSKAKSADAGEYLCNASNEFGSKTRTVSLTVEESNMQTIIICVVVVLLIFIPIGIYTFFKCR from the exons ATGCTGTACCTTACTCAGCTAACCGGCATGGTCCTTCTCACACTCGTAAATGGTG ATGGTTGTCCCATTACAATTCAGCCTGCTAAACTAGTGGTAGAGTTTGGTGCTTCTGCCACAGCTAACTGTTCCACAACCATCACCCATGAAGGAATGGGTTGGGAGGCATTGAGTGGAGCAGTGGATCTAACAAGAGACGTCCAGTTCCTTATCTGGAGGGTAGAGAGTCTGAAACACTGGGACACACAGCCAATATGCTACATCAATGCACACGAGCAGTGCCAATCCAAGCTCCCAGTTACTGTTTACA AACGTCCAGAGCAGGTGTTGATCAGCACCAAGAATCACACAGGGCCAATGATTGAGGGCAAACAGTACAATCTCGAGTGTTATGTTCAGAATGTTGCTCCTGTTAATTTCCTCACTGTCAACTGGTACAAAGGACAACCAGGACAGCTAGTGAAAAGTGTACAATTTAATAACAATTCCTCCAAAACACCAGTAAACCGTTCTACTGAACTCAACATCTCGACCAGCAAAGAAGATGATGGAGTTCAGTACAGATGTGAGGCAAAGCTGGAACTAGGGCCAGAAGGGCCTCAACCTCCTCCTATAAAGACATCAGATCCTCTCAACATTATAGTGTACT ATGGTCCAGAAATTCAGCCAGTCACACCCTCAGAAGTGGTGAAAGCAGGCAATGACTTGTCTCTGAACTGCACTGCAGAAGGAAATCCAGAGCCTCAAGTGAGCTGGAGCTTTCAAAACCAAACTAAGGCCACTGGGAGGCGGCAGGCAATTCTAAACCTTTCTAAAGCCAAGTCTGCTGATGCTGGTGAATATTTGTGCAATGCTTCTAATGAATTTGGGAGCAAAACAAGGACAGTCTCACTGACAGTAGAAG AAAGCAACATGCAAACAATAATAATCTGTGTTGTGGTTGTACTTCTGATTTTTATCCCTATTGGAATTTACACTTTTTTCAAGTGCAGATGA